One segment of Pseudoalteromonas rubra DNA contains the following:
- a CDS encoding substrate-binding periplasmic protein, with protein MKYFVAIMLVMSLCSTKQALADHEQILVAIDHAPPYSALDDKGNARGLILDILNYIKHHSDEDIAVKAVPCPFSRCIRMLAQGEVDVMGGLIRTPDRERQMAFVTPPYMALSSSFVFYSHQHSQIEVRRYEDLIGKRIAVMRGAAFFPRFDQDSRLDKVEVPSERTAVDLVLKGRVDLVIAVEDTADLAMNVLAQPAHQLRKMDYRHTQVIYGHMAMSRAFAQSHVGREFTEHMQRMAKNKILDKLVAPYQLPAIPPQLLSEETGSTPKNTF; from the coding sequence ATGAAGTATTTTGTAGCAATCATGCTGGTGATGAGCTTGTGTTCAACAAAACAGGCCTTGGCAGACCATGAACAAATTCTGGTAGCGATCGACCACGCTCCCCCTTACAGTGCCCTGGATGATAAGGGTAACGCACGAGGGTTAATTCTCGATATTCTTAATTACATTAAACACCACAGTGATGAAGACATCGCTGTCAAAGCCGTTCCTTGTCCTTTTTCTCGTTGTATTCGAATGCTGGCACAGGGGGAAGTCGATGTGATGGGTGGACTGATCAGAACGCCAGATCGTGAACGTCAAATGGCATTTGTGACGCCTCCTTATATGGCTTTATCTTCTTCCTTTGTTTTTTACAGTCATCAACATAGTCAGATTGAAGTACGTCGCTATGAAGATCTCATTGGTAAGCGGATTGCAGTAATGCGCGGTGCAGCGTTTTTCCCTCGTTTTGATCAGGACAGTCGTCTCGATAAGGTTGAAGTACCTTCTGAACGTACTGCTGTAGATTTGGTGCTAAAAGGTCGGGTTGATCTCGTGATTGCAGTAGAGGATACGGCTGATCTGGCCATGAATGTGCTTGCTCAGCCCGCGCACCAGCTAAGAAAAATGGACTATCGTCATACTCAGGTGATTTATGGGCACATGGCGATGAGTCGTGCATTTGCACAAAGCCATGTGGGGCGCGAGTTCACTGAACATATGCAGCGAATGGCAAAAAACAAAATCCTGGACAAGTTGGTTGCGCCTTATCAATTGCCAGCTATCCCGCCTCAGCTGTTATCAGAAGAGACGGGGAGTACACCAAAAAATACCTTTTAA